DNA sequence from the Candidatus Binataceae bacterium genome:
TTCGCTGACCTTGGCCCCGGCCTCCGCCTCCTTCAAAACGCCGATGATCTGCTCCTCGCTAAACCGCGCTCGCTTCATGTCCGCCTTCCTTTCCGGCAGACACTAACCTATCGGTGGGATACTTCGAGGGGGTAAGGCCAGTGGGGTGTGAAGCATTGTACCAAAGTCCAATTTGCAGCAGAGAAAATCGACGCTAAGATAGCGAACTCCGCGCGATACGCTGAAGGAGAGAGTCCCATGCGAATTGTGGTTGACCTGAATCGCTGCCAAGGATATGCGCAATGCGTTCCTCTTGCACCGGACGTGCTCCAACTCAACGGCGAAGAGGCGCTAATGTACAATCCCAATCCGGATGATTCACAGCGCCTGCGCGTCCTGCGAGCCACGACCTCTTGTCCAGTGCAGGCCATTATCGTGGATCAGTTGGATGATGGCGAGCCACAAAAGCCATGAGTGATCCAACGTCCGAAGAAAGAACGCGTCTCGTACAAACTGTTTTCGACGCCCTTAAGGCACGTGGCCGGATCGTCATCGTTGGCGCTTCGTTGGCGGGGCTTCGGTGCGCTGAAGCCTTGCGCAAAGCAGACTTTAAGGGTTTCTTGACAATCATCGGAGATGAGCCAGACGAACCGTATGATCGCCCTCCCCTCTCGAAGCAAGTGCTCAAGGGTTGGGTGCCCGCTGACCATACGAAGCTGCCGCGGTTGCGCGCGGTCGATGCGGAGTGGCGGTTGGGCGTGGCGGCCACCCGCTTAGATCGCGCGAACCGGATGGGCACTTGGCAAATGGCGAGGAGATTCCATTCGATCGGTTATTAATCGCAACCGGAGTCCGCTCACGGCCGTGGCCGAATCCCGCGGAGGCGGCGCTCGAGGGTGTCTACACGCTTCGCACCAACGATGACGCAGCGTCTGCAAGCGGCCTTGGCCGCCAAGCCCCGGCGCGTGCTGGTCATCGGGGCCGGCTTCATCGGCTCGGAAGTAGCCTCGGTCTGCCGCCAACTCGGACTTGAGGTGACCGTCGCGGAACGCGCTGCGGCGCCACTGGCGGGCGCGCTCGGCGGCGTGGTCGGTGCGATTGCCGCAGAAATCCAACGCGCCCATGGAGTGGATCTGCGCCTCGGCGTCTCTGTGCAGGCGCTTGAAGGGGACTCAAATGGGCATGTGCGGCGGGTCCGTCTCTCCGACGGAACCACGCTCGAAGTCGATGTGGTATTGGCGTCGCTTGGCTCGCTCCGCAACATTGAATGGTTGGAAGGTGCCGGGCTGGCCGCCGGCTTCTGGGGCGTCGCTTGCGACGCCGGCTGCCGCGCGTTCGATGTCCACGGTGTCGTCACGGACAATTGGATTCACCTCCCGGTCCCGCGCGAGCGCGATGACGCCGCCTATTTCGCGCCGCTGCGCGGATTGAAGCGCGCGTCAGGGACCGAGCTCTACCTCGGGCTGGTGCACTTCACCGACGGTCTCGCGGGCGCGCGCCGTCGTCTCGCCGCGACGGCCAGCGCCGTCACCGATTTCGGTATAGCAACGGAGTGCGGACTCGGCCGGCGTCCGCCAGCGACGATTGCGGACCTCTTCCGCCTCCACGCCGCAATCGCGACTACATAAGGTTAACTCTGCTACGGAATTGTCGCGCGCGGGCGAGTCAAGATTAGGGTGTCAGGATTTTAGGGACGCCCGGTAAAACAACGGGACGTCCTTTGCGCAAAAAAAGGCCGGGCTGCTGAAAACCCGTTGGTTTGGGGAAGGCCAACGGAATACAGCCCGGCCTAGCTTGGGGACATAAGCGCAGAGTTCTCGGGGAAAGAAGCAACGCGCCAAAAGTCTATCTAGCAATTAGTATGCCGTGAGCAAACCAGCAAAATCGACGACTTTGGAGGACTTTATCTTCTCGCTCTGCGAATCCTCTCGGTAGACAATCCTTTGTCCGGCCACTAACTACCTGATTTCAAAGATGTTTCTCAAGACGCGAAGGACTATGCTCTCGTCCGCACTTTCGCGAAGCTGACACTCACGCGACACCATCCTTCGGATTACTTCAGCAAGCTTGCCCGCAACATCCGGTATGTGCAAAAACGGTGTTGTGCTCGATGACACGATCGAACAACTCTGTTCAATCCTTTTAAACGCCTGATAGATAGATAGATAGATAGATAGATAGATAGAAGCAAAAAAAGCGGGGCCGCCAGAACAGGAGAGTTGGATGTTACCTAAAGACCCCGCGACCGTATCGACCTTAGGATTCGGGCCGAAGGAAGCTTCTTCGCCTTCGGCTTCGAAGCAAGAGGGCCTTAGCCGCCGCAGCTTTATCGGGCGGGTGGGGATGGTCTCCGTCGCGGCCGGAGTGCTCGGTGCGGCTGGTGGTGCGCTCGCCGAACCCGCCGACGCGACCAGCTCCGCGGCGGCGAGTACGAACCTATCCCCAAGCATCTCTAATCCACGGGTCCGCGAGTCCTTCGCGTTGCGCGTCGCAACCGCGACTCAGGAATCCCAAATTCCGGTTCCTCCGCATACCACGAATGGCGACGAACAACGCTACTCCGACAAGTCCGCGAGCTACAGCAAGGGCCTCCTGCAGGACGATATCGGCGTGGTCAATCCGGCCGCCTGGCTGTCTTTCAAGAAAGCGCTGAACAGCGGCAAAAACAGCGACTTCGAAGCCATGATCATCGGCGGCACGCGCACGCAGAACGGCCCGCAGGGCGCCTATGCCTTCGATCTCTGCGGCAGCGATTCCGCGCAGTTCGGCAACGCGCCCTCACCCGGCGATCCGGCCGGGCTGCCGGTGGTTCCGCCGTTTGACCAGATTTCGAGTTCGGCCTACGGCACGCAGTTGATCGAGATGTACTGGGCTTCGATGCTGCGGGATGTCGCTTTCACCGACTACATCGCGAACTCGACGGCGGCTGCGGCTGCGGCGGAGCTGGGCGCCCAAACTGACTACCGCGGGCCGCGCGACGGCAGCGGGAACGTTACTCCCAATCTTCTGTTCCGCGGTAATTTCCCGGGCGAAACCGTCGGACCCTACATGTCGCAATTGATGATCACGCCGACGGCTCTGGGCCAGTTGTCGATTGATCAGTTACTGACGACGTATCTGCCGGGCATCGACTACATGACCGACACGACGACGTTCTTCAAAGTACAGAATGGCATCGACACCGGACTGCGTAATCAACCTGACTCGGTCCTGCGCTATCTGCACGATGGGCGGGGCCTGGCGGCCTATACTCACATCGACGTTCTGTATCAGGAGTACCTGATCGCTTTGCTGGTTCTGGGGACTTTGAATACACCGGTGAACCCCGGTAACCCCTATGTAGGATCACGGACACAGAACAGCTTCTGTACTTTCGGCGGACCGGATGTCGCGGCGGCGCTAGGCACGGTCGCGACGCGTGCGCTGCAGCGCGTCTGGTGGCAGAAGTGGCTGGTGCATCTGATCCATCGACCGGAGGCGGGCGGCGGCGTGGTGCAGCAGATTCTGAGCGGCAACCAGAGTAAAATCGAGGCTCATCTGGCGAGTAATATTCTGAACTCGCGAGCGGTGGCGCAGAGCTTCAGCCAACACGGGACCTATCTGCTGTCACAGGCCTTTCCGGAAGGTTCGCCAACCCATCCGTCCTACCCCACCGGCCACGGCACCGTCGGCGGCGCTTGCATCACGATGCTGAAGTTCTTCTTCGACGAGAGCTATGTCATTCCGAATCCGCTCGTCCCCTCGAGCGATGGACTCTCGCTCGTTGCCTATACCGGCTCAGATGCGGGAGCGATCACAATTGGCGGCGAATTAAACAAACTCGCGCGCAACGTCAGCTTCGGTCACGGCGTGCACGCCGGCATCCACTGGCGTAAGGATACCGACTGGTCGCTGACGCTGGGCGAAGCGGTGGCCATCAGCTATCTCAGGGATATGGCGCCGACCTATCATGAGAAGTTCAGCATCACCTTCACCAAGCTCGACGGCAACCCGGTGACGATCACGAACGAATAAACGATCGCGAATAGATAAATGGCTTTGCGTTCCATCCATAAAAAGTCGAGATCGGTCAGGTCGATTTGATCCGGCGTCATCGTCACTTTCCCTGAGGCCGCTCCTATGCCAAGCCGATTTCGGTGATGGGACTACGCCCGCACTCCGCTATGATTGGATGAGCGCGCGAGCAAAGGAGGGGCTTATGCCGACGCTATCTTATCGAGTGCGGCCCGAGACCGCGGTTCTGACCAGTGGCTTCGATCCCGAGTTATCGGTCGGCTCGGCCCGACCACCGGTTTATCGGAGTTCGACCTATGTATTCTCGAGCCCGGAGGCGGCCGAACGGGCGTTCGCGATTGTGCTGGGGAAGATCGCGCCTGCGCCGGAAGAGGGCCAGGAACTGATCTACGCGCGGCTCAACCATCCGAACGCGCAAATTACCGAGGATCACCTGGTGCCGTTAGAACGCGGTGCAACGGCGGCGGCGCTGTTCAATAGCGGGATGGCCGCCATTTTCACGGTCCTGACCGGCTTCCTCGAGCGCGGCGGCTCATTACTGTATACGCAGCCATTATACGGCGGGACGCAGCATCTTATTCACCAGCTCATCGAGCCGTTGGGCTTTATCGCCATTCCGGTGCCGGCCGGCGATTCGGCAAGCCTGGCGGCCACGATTACCGGGCACGACGATCTGCGCCTCGTGCTGATCGAAACGCCGGCCAACCCCACGCTGATCATGACCGATCTCAAACAGGCTGCCGAGGCGATCGCGCGTCACAAGAACCATCCCCTGCTCGCGGTAGACAACACTCTGCTCGGCCCAACCTTTCAGCACCCTCTGCTTCATGGCGCCGATCTCGTCATCTATTCGGCGACCAAATTCCTCGGCGGGTTCAGCGATTTGCTGGCCGGTGCAGTGCTCGCCGCGGATGGCAAGCTAGTCCAGCATCTGCGCGGCGTGCGCGCGCTGCTGGGCAACATCCTGCAAGCGGACGAGTGTTGGATTCTGGATTCGCGACTCTCGACGGTTGCCCTGCGCATGAATCGTCAGAGCAAAAATGCGCAGCGCATCGCCGAGCAACTCGCTACCCATCCGCGCGTCAAGCGGGTGATTTATCCCTCGCTCTTCACCAATCCGGAACAGCTTCGCATTCGGGACGCGCAGACCGATTATCCGGGCTCCCTGCTCTCGCTTGAGATAGAAGGCGGCAAGGCCGGCGCCTTCGATTTCCTGCGCCGCTTACAGATCGGCAGGAACGCAGTCAGTCTCGGCGGCGTCGAGACCCTCGCCTGTCATCCGCTGACGACGACGCACAGTGAGCTCACGCCGCATGAGCTGAAAGCGGCAGGAATTACCGAATCGCTAGTGCGCATCTCGGTTGGTATCGAACACTGGCGCGATCTGCTCAATGACTTCATGCGGGCGCTTGAGGTGCGTGAGCCCTGAAGTTTGCGCGATCGCGCGCCCGATACCATCTATTAACGCTTTTTGCTGACGTACCGGCGCTGACAATGACGGCCGGTGGGCGATGCCCACCGGCCGTCTGCTTTAGTCTTGCTTATTCTGCGGTCTCGGTATCGTCGGAATCAGGCCCCGACGCCGTGGCGCAGCAGCTTGCCCGGCGTCGCCCCCGTGCACTGATCACCCTCGAAGGTCACCTGCCCGTTGACGATCATCCACTGGTAGCCTTCGGATTTCTGCACGCGCCGCCACTCGTTGCCTGGTAGGTCGTGAAGGATCTCGATCGGCTTCACGTTGAGCTTGTCGAAGTCGTAGACCACGACATCGGCCGGCGCGCCCTCGCGCAGGAAACCGCGATCCTTGAAGCCGCCGCAGAAGGCCGGCAGCGCGCTCAGCCGCCAGTGGATCTCTTCCAGCGACAGCCAGCCCTTCTCGCGGCAGAACTTCACAATACCTTCGGTCGGATAACGTCCCGCAGTTAGGAACTTGGTGTGCGCCCCGCCGTCGGAAACCCCGAAGGCGATATTCGACGTGTCCACCAGGTCCTTCATCAAATCCATGTCCTGATTGACCGCCGGCGCAAAGAACTCGGTCTTGAGCCCCTCCGACACCGCCAAGTCCAGCATCACATCCACCGGATGCTTGCCGGTCTGCGCCGCCGCCTTGCGCAGCGTCAGCCCCTCGAGATTCTTGTTCTCCGCCTTGACGCAATCCGTGATGATGATCTGATCAAAGTAGCTCGTGATCAGGCTCTCGCGTGGCATCTGGCTCTTGAGCGCCTCGCGCTTGCGCGGATCGCCGAGCTTCTGCTGCCGCTCCGCCACCGTGCCGGTTGTGCACTCGCGCCACGCGTCCGAATCGTCAAACAGATTCCAGTCCTCGAAAGTGAAGCTCAGGCCGGCGTCCGTGGTCACGCCCTGGCCGTAAATCCGCAAGCCCTTCTGACGGCAGCGCTCCAGCCACTTCAACGTGTTCCGATGACGATGCGGATAGCGGTCCTGCGTCGCCACCGCCTGGTACATGATCGGCCGCCCGCTCAGCTCCGCCAGCTCCTCGAAGTGCTTCGCATCCTGCTTAGGATCCCAGCTCACCAGCGTCAGCTCCTGGAAGCCTTCGCCGCGCTCGCCCAGCACCTTCGCCATCTCGAAGCAGGTCTCGTCGTGCATGATGTCGGTGTTCATCGGCGAACCGTCGAAATCGCGCTGCACCGACGACGGCCCGTCCGGCTTCAAACGCTGCGCCGACCAGCCGTTGGCCCCGGCGTCCATCGCCTCGTTGAGCAGCCGCCGCATCGTCGCGTGCTCCTGCGCGGTCGGCATCCGCCCGGTCTTCGACTCGTCAATGCCCATGACGTAGCCGAGCAGCGGATTCATCGGCACATTCGGCAGCAGATTGACGCCCTTGGGTTGCCGATCGAGCGCGTCCATGAACTGCGGATAGCTCTCCCAGTCAAACTTCATCGCCGCCTGCATCGACGCCAGCGGAATCGCCTCGGTCCGCACCATCGTCAGCATCGCGCGCTCGTGATCCTGCTTGTGCACTGGCGCGAAGCCGAAGCCGCAGTTGCCGATCACCACCGAGGTGATGCCGTGCCAGCTCGAAATTGACAGATACGGATCCCAGAAAATCTGCGCGTCGTAATGCGTGTGCAAGTCGATAAAGCCCGGCGCTACGATCAGCCCGCTGGCGTCGAGCACCTTGGCCGCCTCGTGCGGCTGCACCCGCCCAATCTTGGCGATGCGCCCGTCCTTGATTGCGATGTCATCGCGGAACCGCGGCGCCCGTGTCCCGTCCACGATCATCCCGTTCTTCACCACTAAGTCGAATTCTGGCATCGTTTGAACTCCTCTTCACATTTCTGCCGATTGTTGTTAACTAACGGCCGGCCGTTTTATAAACGAACGCATGTTTGTTTCTAGAATAATTCGCGCAGGTCTGTCAAGCTCTCGTCATCGCCTTTCACGGCGCAGCCGAAACAGGCAGACTGGAGGCTAAGCGGACAGCCACGCCGATGAGGCAAACTTGATGCGGAAACCCGGCTCACGAGGTCCAGAGACGCTACGTAATCTGCGCGCCGCGGCGATCGAACTGCTCGCTGAGCGCAGCTACGAGGGCATGAATCTGCGTCTCCTGGCAAGCAAGCTGCGCCTGCAAGCGGGCTCGCTCTACAACTACATCGAGAGCAAACCGCAGCTCCTTTTCTGGTTGATGAAAGATAGCACCGAGAAGTTGCTGCACGAGTTCGACGACACCATCGCCGGCATCGCGGAGCCCGCGCAGCAGATGCGCAAATTCGTCGCGTTCCACGTCGGTTACCATATCGTCAACCGCAAAGAGGCCACCGTTCTGATGACGGAGATGCGCAGCCTGACCCCCAGAAATTATCGCGCGGTTAAACAATTGCAGCGCCTCTACACCGATAAGGTCCACGCGATCGTCGAACGTGGCGTGGCGGCCGGTGAGTTCATCGTCGAGGACTCGCGCGTCACGACCTTTGTACTACTGCAGATGCTGACCTCGGTGGCGCGCTGGTACGATCCGCGCGGGCGACTTAGCGTCGATGAGTTGGTGGGGGTCTATACCGATTTGGCCTTTGCCATGCTGCGCGCCCGACGATCGGATAGCGCCGCGCCGCGCGTGACTGGCGTCACGGCCAACCGCGCGAAAGTCCAGGTCAATGGCGACCCGATTACTCACTCCTTCGATCTTGGCGGCCACTTGCTCCAGATTTCGATAACGCCGCCGCCCAAGACCAGACACTCCACCAACGGCGCCGCGAAACCGTCCAATCGCCCGTCTGTCCGGGGGTGATCAGCAGGGCCTGATATTACTGTTCGGCGGCGGGGTCTTGTGATGTACCCGCGGTGTTTTTGTCCGCCACCGGCGTTTCGCTTGAAGACGACGTTTGAGACTCAGCGGTTTTTGTATGTGAATTCAAAGGCGTCACTTTGACTCGAGCTACGCCCTTGTGAGTAAGGCCGATCTTCTCGGCGGCGTGCTTAGAAAGGTCCAAACTTCGGCCGTGAACAAAGGGTCCGCGGTCATTGATGCGCACTTTAACCGCTCGGCCGGTACTGGGATTAGTTACTTTAACCGTTGAACCAATCGGCAAAGTACGCGATGCCGCCGTCAGAGCGTTGGGGTCGTATGGCTCGCCGCTGGAGGTCACATGCCCGGCAGTGGCGGCGCCCTGATAGGAGGCCTTTACAGTTTTCGATTGTACGATCGCGGGGTGTGTGATGTTGCTGCCGGTGCTTATCGGTGGCGAGGGCGCCGGCGGCGGCGCCACGACAGGCACCGTCGGTTGCGGCAATGCATTTTGATTCGCGCACCCCGTGCCGAGCGCCACGAGACAGCTGATGAGGAGAAGCGCGGCGAAGGACTGGCGCCGAAGCTTTGAAGGGATTTCCATATTTATAGGACAAAAAGTGTAAATATTTCCGAAGCAAAACTCAACGATTTAAACCGATGCAGTGGAAATTCGCAGAAAAGAAAGATGGCATATCTTCTGCACATCAAACGCAGAACCACCGGGCTTCGTCGCAGAGACTCCCAGACTAAAGCGCAAACCTCTCAGAACTTTCGGCAAGACAAACCGTATAATATGTCCTCTTCGTCATTAGCGACTCGGCCCTACCACAAACATCCGATCCTTCTGGTGTTAAGCAGTTCATTCGCATTGCTTGTAGCAGCGGTCTGCATAACGTCCTATTTCCTCGATGACATCGTACGCGCCAGGACCGAAGCGGCGATGAACCGGACGCTCAAAGGTTATCGCGTAACCCTGGCGCGCGCCCACCTCCAGTTGCTCGACGGCACCCTTAGCCTGCGCGGACTAACAATAGTACAGCTGGCGCATCCGAGTCCGCCGGTTGCCGACGCTGACCTGCTGCGCTTCCGCATCGATTGGCGGCAACTCCTGGCGCGGCGCGTGGTTGCCGACATCCTCCTGTCCCAGCCCCGGCTGCACATCAACCGGCAGCAGTTGGCCGCTGAGACCCACGGCAAGGTCCCCTTAAAACAAGAGGGATGGCAAGACGTTCTCGAGCAGGTATATCCGCTCAAGATAAATCGTTTCACCATCGTCGACGGCGACATGGTTTATATCCAAGACCCTGCAAGTCCGCCCCTGCACTTGGCGAAAGTCAACTTTACGAGCGACAATATCCGCAACATCCAGTCACCCAACGACATCTATCCATCCAAACTGCAAGCGACTCTCGTCGTCTTCGACACTGGCAGAGCGACCATTGACGGCAATGCTAATTTTCTTGAGAAACCATTTCCGGGCGGACGCGTACGTTTCGCTATAAAAAATGCGCCGCTGAGTGCATTTGCTCCCGAGATTCGCGCAGCTAATGTCACGCTGGACGGAGGCCACCTATCAAGCAGCGGCGAAATCGAATATTCACCCGCCGTTACCAACGCTGAGGTCGATATCGCGACCATCGACGGCGTCAAGGTTGACTATGTTCACAAGACAGCGACTCAGCAGGCCGAGACTCGGCGGATAAAAGAAGTGGGCAAAGAGATTCACAAACAGAACAACCGGCCAAAAGTACACATTGACGTGCGTGAATTAGATGTACGGCATAGCAGCTTTGCGTTTACGGATGAAACCAAGAATCCGCACTATCGGCTTGTTCTCGATGATGCCAACCTGGCCGTGAGGAACTTATCGAACCACGAGCAGCAGGGTCCGGCGAATTTGCTCCTTCAAGGAAAATTCATGGACACCGGCGCGACCAAGGTAGTTGGAGATTTTCTCGCTCGCCCGGAAGGTCCTGCCTTTACGATAAGCATTGCGATTGTCGGGACCAGCCTGCAATCAATGAATAATCTGTTACGCGCTTATGGACGCTTCGACGTGGCCGCGGGGCAGTTGTCGGTGTATTCTCAAGTAACCGTTGACAACCAGGAGATCACTGGATATGTCAAGCCAATGTTCGCGAACATCGAAGTGTACAACTATAAAAAGGACAAAAACACTGGCGTTTTGCATCAGGCTAAAGAACTGGCGATTGGCGGTGCGGCGCATCTTCTGAAGAGCCGGGAGACTCAGCAGGTTGCGACCGAGGTTAATCTCAAGGGCCGGCTGGACGGCCCGAATTTGAGCACTTGGCAGGCGATTGTGGAGGTTCTTCGGAATGCCTTCATTCAAGCAATTCTGCCCGGCTTTGATCATTCCGTTCAGGGCAGAATACCAGCTCCCAGTAAGTAACATCTCAGCCGGTTGTCTTCGAGCGATCGCTTCTCACTGGCCGGGGCTAGTTTCCGCGGTGACTAGTTTCCGCGGTGATATGCGCAACAGTCGCGATTCGCCGCTGTCCCGCTCGGGATTCCGCTTCTGCTGCGATTAGTCCACATTCTGCGCAGCGACAAATCCAATCTGTCCGCGCATGGGACCGTTGCTGATCCGGACTTCGGCGCCATTGCTATCGCTCGAGACTATATCGACGGCGGTCTGATCGTCGATCTGTTTCGCCTCGAACTGTTTTTGCACGTCACCGACCGCGCCGCTGACGCCACCCTGTTGCGCGCGTCCCGCTACTTTCAGGAAAGTTGGCTCATCTGGATACATGGGGATTGAGTGCTCACCGGCGGTTGCCACGAGCTTGTGCGGCAGCAGGGCGGAGGTGTCCTTGCATCCGGCAATAGCCAAAAGCGATATGACCGAGGCCGCGATTCCAAAAAACGATATTGTAGCGTACTTGCGGCTATTCATCTTAGCTCCTGGCGCTTCATATCACTCCGAGTAGTGCCAGAACCAGGAGGATAATAATTATTCCGCCGAGCCCGCCACTCGGATAATAACCCCATCCAGTGCTGTAGGGCCATGCTGGCAGAGCTCCAATCAACAGAAGGATTAACAAAACGAATAATATCAGCCTCACCTGATTCCCTCCGTTATAAAGTTCATACTCCTGGCTTAAACGCTATTGCTTTTCGAGCAGACTCTTGAGGTCTTCGGCGTGTTCCTCTTCAGCCTTAAGAATCTCCTCGATCAGTTTGCGCGAAGTCGGGTCCGCGTCCCCGAGCCAGCGTGCGATCTCGGAATACGATTCGATCGCGATCCGTTCGGCAAACAGATCTTCCTTGATCATCGAGACGAGAGTGGTGCCTTCCGCGTATTCCGAGTGACTTCTCGAGGCCAAGCCCTCGGGATTGAAATTCGGAGCGCCATTGAGCTGGACTATACGAGTGGCAATCCAGTCCACATGTTGTTGCTCCTCTGTTGCATGCTGCAGGAACTCGGCTTTAACCGCGTCTGAGTCGATCCCGGAAGCGGCATAGTAATGGCGCTTGTAGCGCAGAACGCAGACCAACTCAGTCGCCAAGGCTTCATTGAGTACATTGACCACGGCCTCGCGGTTGCCCTTATAGCTCTCCGTGACTGCCCCCTGTTCCATATGCTTGCGAGCGCGTTCTTTGAGAGCTTTCAGGTCGATTTTGAACTCATTCATCATGTTTCTCCCGAGGAGTTGGCGCCTTCAGTCCGCTTAGCTTCCGATTAGGGTCGCGGGCGCGCTCCCAGACGAAGCGAGCAATAGGCGAGCCAAAAGAGCCGAATCAAAAGACGCGGGCAATCAAGTAATTATTAATGCGAGTGCCGACGACGGCTGCGCGGTCTGAAGATTTTACCTACTACGCTATCGTAGCGAGCAGGCGAGTCTGCGAGCTACTCCAATCGAAAGCATTTCAACAGCTGCCCAATGCGAAATTCGAACTCATAGATTCACGCTCAGCCCGCGGCGCTTCCGTCGTTGTGATAAGCTTGCAGGAGCTGGCTAATCATCGCGTCGAGTCGATCAAAGCTTACGGGTTTCGTCAAATAGCCGTTGAAGCCGGCTTTTTCATATTCTGTTTTGTAAGTCTCGGTGTCGTAGCCGGTCATCGCGATGGCAGGGATGGACGATTGTTCGCGTATATGATGAAGCAGCTCGATGCCGGTTCCGTCGGGCAGGCCGACGTCGGTAATAATCAGATCAAAATGGCGTTGCCTAATCCGAACGAGGGCCTCCGCGAGCGTACCGCAGCTCTCGGCTTGATGGCCGAGATTGCATAGCAGTCGAGTCATCACCTCGGCTGTATCAACATGGTCTTCTGCGATTAGAATAGCCGCCCCGCGTGGCGCCGCCGGAGCCGCGCTCGTGCTGGCCACTGCCCTCGCGGTTTGGTGGGCCTCGGCGGTGGCAAACGAGACGGTGAAGGTCGAACCTTTGCCGGGTCCGGCACTTTCAGCCGAGATGGCGCCTTGATGATACCCGACCAGCGCCTTCGCGATCGCCATCCCCAGACCCAAACCTCCGTGCGCCATCGCCTCCCGGTCCTGCTCGAAAGGTTGAAAAAGTCGTTGAAGAATGTCGGCGCCCATACCGATCCCGGTATCGGCGACTGTCAGGCTGACGCGACCTTCGCGGTCGTTGGCGCTCATAATATCTATTCGGCCGCCGGCGGGCGTGAATTTGATCGCGTTATTCAGAATGTTTGCAAAAATCTGCTGCATCCGAACCCGATCGGCTTCGACGTAGGCATCTGCGGCGTCGAAGTGCAACGACAGCTCGAGACTCTTGTCATTGACGGCGCCGCGCGCCGTCTCAATGACCATACGCATAACCTCGTGCAGGTCCAGCATTTCTGGATTAAGCGATAACTTACCCGTCGCTATTCGCGCATGGTCGAGTAGATCGTCGATCAGGCGGGCCTCGTCCTGGATATTGCGCCGCATCATGCGGACGTCACTAACCATCGCGGCGGGCAATTCGTTGCGACTTTCCCAGGCCGTCAGCACCGCCAGCACCGGCGTCAGCGGGGTTCGCAGTTCGTGCGACAGGGTCGCGCGAAATTGATCTTTCGCCGCGTTGGCTG
Encoded proteins:
- a CDS encoding DUF748 domain-containing protein yields the protein MAYLLHIKRRTTGLRRRDSQTKAQTSQNFRQDKPYNMSSSSLATRPYHKHPILLVLSSSFALLVAAVCITSYFLDDIVRARTEAAMNRTLKGYRVTLARAHLQLLDGTLSLRGLTIVQLAHPSPPVADADLLRFRIDWRQLLARRVVADILLSQPRLHINRQQLAAETHGKVPLKQEGWQDVLEQVYPLKINRFTIVDGDMVYIQDPASPPLHLAKVNFTSDNIRNIQSPNDIYPSKLQATLVVFDTGRATIDGNANFLEKPFPGGRVRFAIKNAPLSAFAPEIRAANVTLDGGHLSSSGEIEYSPAVTNAEVDIATIDGVKVDYVHKTATQQAETRRIKEVGKEIHKQNNRPKVHIDVRELDVRHSSFAFTDETKNPHYRLVLDDANLAVRNLSNHEQQGPANLLLQGKFMDTGATKVVGDFLARPEGPAFTISIAIVGTSLQSMNNLLRAYGRFDVAAGQLSVYSQVTVDNQEITGYVKPMFANIEVYNYKKDKNTGVLHQAKELAIGGAAHLLKSRETQQVATEVNLKGRLDGPNLSTWQAIVEVLRNAFIQAILPGFDHSVQGRIPAPSK
- a CDS encoding ferritin-like domain-containing protein, with product MNEFKIDLKALKERARKHMEQGAVTESYKGNREAVVNVLNEALATELVCVLRYKRHYYAASGIDSDAVKAEFLQHATEEQQHVDWIATRIVQLNGAPNFNPEGLASRSHSEYAEGTTLVSMIKEDLFAERIAIESYSEIARWLGDADPTSRKLIEEILKAEEEHAEDLKSLLEKQ
- a CDS encoding CHASE3 domain-containing protein, with the translated sequence MSQRSRLVTVFITTAAILSACLAIDFVVWRLALKASHTVAYHRMTIERVRDLVAAVADAETGQRGYLLTGKDSYLEPYDNGVAQARILLAELRQTGMHELSVSDVTEIATLVAAKLEELSETITLRRTQGLPAAQRLVETNRGKRAMDALRLRAAQLIAAQESTLDAVIDRAADLERYRTIVFAVSGTLNLLVLLWAFRMIRLESASREAALLELHRQKGLVDVTLMSIGDAVIVTDNGGRITLLNEVAEQLTGWKKSDAIDQPCGQVFHIVNETTREVVESPVDVVLRLGTIAGLATHTLLIRKDGSEIPIDDSVSPVKDAAGRTLGVVLIFRDVAVQRTAEHVLVESNRALAAANAAKDQFRATLSHELRTPLTPVLAVLTAWESRNELPAAMVSDVRMMRRNIQDEARLIDDLLDHARIATGKLSLNPEMLDLHEVMRMVIETARGAVNDKSLELSLHFDAADAYVEADRVRMQQIFANILNNAIKFTPAGGRIDIMSANDREGRVSLTVADTGIGMGADILQRLFQPFEQDREAMAHGGLGLGMAIAKALVGYHQGAISAESAGPGKGSTFTVSFATAEAHQTARAVASTSAAPAAPRGAAILIAEDHVDTAEVMTRLLCNLGHQAESCGTLAEALVRIRQRHFDLIITDVGLPDGTGIELLHHIREQSSIPAIAMTGYDTETYKTEYEKAGFNGYLTKPVSFDRLDAMISQLLQAYHNDGSAAG